The following proteins are co-located in the Candidatus Accumulibacter cognatus genome:
- a CDS encoding DUF4011 domain-containing protein, translating into MDQGQLGKQPLTPLRIDAELIAKLNLADFENAVPMLRELSIVNDADEALESLELRIESTPAFLQTKVWQIEALGACQRYRISDVDVRLDAALLSRLTEAETAAASIVLYRRGDTACELARLERCVQLLPRNQWGGLSQLPEMVAAFVQPNDPAVERLLKQSTEVLRRNDRNPALNGYQGGPRRAWEISSGIWSAVAAMGLDYALPPASFEYSGQKVRGPTQLAELGLANCLDLALLFSSALEQAGLNPLLVFTKGHAFVGVWLKPEEFSSSVVDDVSALRKRVKLKELLLFESTLVTQRPAPAFSYAVQCGEQNIVEEGVFELAVDIRRARLQRIKPLASVDLPSTATVGEPPAILEPAFAAAPELPDEDISGQTDPATLKPADRLARWQRKLLDLSLRNKLLNFRSSKQALTLEAPDAAALEDRLSEMLPLKLLPRPELMDGADPRNLAIHEAREREDLRRQHALDALQRREIFVAITDDELDSRLVDLYRTARSTLQEGGANTLFLALGFLCWSRDEKGEQRGEQRIGQRYRAPLLLVPVTLNRRSVRSGFTLTLHDDEPRFNPTLIEMLRQDFKLSLGVADGELPRDQGGLDVAAIWRSVSQAIKDIKGWEVSEEVVLSMFSFAKHLMWKDLSERAEQLRNNPVVRHLIDTPRENYPAQLAFPDRTRLDREFAPEQIFCPLAADSSQLSAIIAAVRGKDFVLIGPPGTGKSQTIANLIAQCLAEGKRVLFVSEKMAALDMVYRRMREVGLGEFCLELHSSKARKLDVLAQLQAAWTARGCIDADAWRVEAQRLQDLRDQLNVYVERLHLQHPNGMTIYRAIGRVLQGEGGEVDSKVPLLTFSWHSADAHDAAAMSAMRELTDRLQVNAQAVGQTDLRNGPLAVVGHADWSPSWQQAFIETVRDVQRALHVLQNATEHFCHVSELPCTPLDRRRRSALGILARILPQAAGHDWRFVLRTDTASIVERLQAARDLLARHREISGKISPPWPEAVVSACWRGLALLQQRREIFTQIGEPWSTAVVEDLQQGLRLLTEIRRLSGQLSVVYNPQVEQLNVAQLQRDWVKAEQAMWPMSWLAKRRIHATLQTVLADTGEPEIAGDLLALARIRSLRAQVQMLAISDATDGVWAGLGTRPEYAECALDFQQVLRALHIDQPCSRADRFPAIADGHCGSRLARQLQQLYRFQALDAELQTLDSLGSPTERLWAGFGTRPELLTAALHFQSALQAIRESGKLVGEHASVARGHCGTTLAADHRWLEQRACVEEQLDRHEDLRGIGADLWNGLQTRIEQLDQALKFQVSVAAAIAKLTDSPDEVTAVKVSLQRLLGDNGACLDPAGPVAGAADAYLDACGALPPAISRLCATGGFAEGVSDAFADIPLEQLDQRCTAILRSANRLHAWCAWRNVGKQAQDLGLAPLVTAIEKGEIAPGTLRHAFEINYSRWWLNAVVDEEPVIRGFVAAEHEQRINDFRTLDERFTELTRARVRAGLCAALPTQDGGTRSSEWGILRHEIHKKKRHLPLRELIRRIPTALTQLTPCLLMSPLSIAQYLTTDASTFDLVVFDEASQIPVWDAIGAIARGRQVVMVGDPRQLPPTNFFDRAESEFDEEDVEADLESILDECIGANLPTMNLAWHYRSRHESLIAFSNHRYYGGSLVTFPSPVTTDHAVSFHHVDQGVYEKGGARINKPEAKALVADLVERLQSPGFRESRLTIGVVTFNAEQQALIEDLLDEERRRDPSIEPHFADAELEPVFVKNLESVQGDERDIVYFSITYGPDHTGVVSMNFGPMNRTGGERRLNVAITRARHELRIFSSLRAEQMNLARTQAIGVRDLKHFLDFAERGVPALATATTGSLGSFESPFEEAVAAALTRQGWELHTQVGASAFRVDLAVVHPDAQGVYLSGIECDGATYHRAATARDRDKLREQVLRGLGWEILRVWSTDWWIDAAGTLEKIDTDLRRLLAKSRSRRATKAVATSPAASAAVVGENAAADVRPESVTNDQNRCSAA; encoded by the coding sequence ATGGATCAAGGCCAGCTGGGCAAGCAGCCGTTGACGCCTCTGCGCATTGACGCTGAGCTGATCGCGAAGCTGAATCTCGCAGACTTTGAAAACGCAGTGCCGATGCTCCGTGAACTAAGTATCGTCAATGACGCAGACGAGGCGCTCGAAAGTCTGGAACTTCGTATCGAATCGACGCCGGCATTCCTACAAACGAAGGTTTGGCAGATCGAAGCGCTCGGAGCATGCCAACGCTACCGTATCAGTGATGTCGATGTGCGGCTCGACGCGGCGCTGCTGAGCCGCCTGACCGAAGCCGAAACGGCAGCTGCCTCCATTGTCCTGTATCGCCGTGGCGATACCGCCTGTGAACTGGCGCGACTTGAACGCTGCGTACAGCTCCTGCCCCGCAACCAGTGGGGCGGGCTGTCACAACTTCCAGAAATGGTTGCCGCTTTCGTGCAACCCAATGACCCGGCTGTCGAACGGCTGCTCAAACAGTCCACCGAGGTGCTGCGCAGAAACGATCGGAACCCGGCGCTGAATGGCTACCAGGGCGGTCCCCGGCGAGCCTGGGAAATCAGCTCGGGCATCTGGAGTGCCGTCGCCGCCATGGGGCTCGACTACGCGCTGCCCCCGGCGAGCTTCGAATACAGTGGCCAGAAAGTGCGTGGGCCGACCCAGCTTGCCGAGTTGGGGCTCGCGAACTGCCTCGACCTGGCGCTGCTGTTCTCCTCGGCGCTCGAGCAGGCCGGTTTGAATCCACTACTGGTGTTCACCAAGGGGCACGCCTTCGTCGGCGTCTGGCTCAAGCCCGAAGAGTTTTCGAGCAGTGTCGTCGACGATGTCTCGGCCCTGCGCAAACGTGTCAAGCTCAAGGAATTGCTGCTTTTCGAATCTACCCTGGTGACGCAGCGTCCGGCGCCGGCGTTTTCTTATGCCGTCCAGTGCGGCGAGCAGAACATCGTTGAGGAGGGTGTCTTTGAACTCGCGGTCGATATCCGGCGCGCCCGCCTACAGCGGATCAAGCCACTGGCGAGTGTCGACTTGCCCAGCACCGCTACCGTCGGCGAGCCACCAGCGATACTGGAACCGGCATTCGCTGCAGCTCCCGAACTGCCGGACGAAGATATTTCTGGCCAAACGGACCCGGCGACGCTCAAGCCCGCCGATCGCCTCGCGCGCTGGCAGCGCAAACTGCTCGATCTGTCGCTGCGCAACAAACTGCTGAATTTCCGCAGCAGCAAGCAGGCGCTGACGCTCGAGGCTCCCGACGCCGCTGCGCTTGAAGATCGGCTATCGGAGATGCTGCCCTTGAAGCTGCTACCCCGGCCCGAGTTGATGGACGGCGCCGATCCTCGCAATCTGGCCATCCACGAAGCGCGCGAGCGTGAAGACCTACGCCGCCAGCATGCCCTTGACGCCCTGCAACGCCGAGAGATCTTTGTCGCGATCACGGACGATGAACTCGACAGCCGTCTGGTCGATCTCTATCGCACGGCTCGCAGCACGCTCCAGGAGGGCGGCGCGAACACCCTCTTCCTCGCGCTCGGTTTCCTTTGCTGGAGCCGCGACGAAAAAGGCGAACAGCGGGGCGAACAGCGAATCGGGCAACGCTACCGCGCACCGCTGTTGCTGGTGCCGGTGACCTTGAACCGCCGCAGTGTCCGTTCGGGCTTCACCCTGACCCTGCATGACGACGAGCCGCGCTTCAATCCGACGCTGATCGAGATGCTGCGCCAGGATTTCAAACTCAGTCTCGGGGTTGCCGACGGCGAACTGCCCAGGGATCAAGGTGGCCTCGACGTCGCTGCGATCTGGCGATCGGTGTCGCAGGCGATCAAGGACATCAAGGGCTGGGAAGTCAGCGAAGAAGTCGTGCTGTCGATGTTCTCATTCGCCAAGCATCTGATGTGGAAAGATCTCAGCGAGCGCGCCGAGCAATTACGCAACAATCCCGTAGTCCGTCATCTGATCGACACGCCGCGCGAGAACTATCCCGCGCAACTGGCTTTTCCCGATCGCACCCGGCTGGACCGCGAGTTCGCGCCGGAGCAGATCTTCTGCCCGCTGGCCGCGGATTCATCGCAGCTTTCGGCGATCATCGCCGCCGTGCGCGGCAAGGACTTCGTCCTCATCGGACCGCCGGGAACCGGCAAGAGCCAGACCATTGCCAACCTCATCGCGCAGTGCCTGGCCGAGGGCAAGCGGGTACTCTTCGTCTCCGAAAAGATGGCGGCCCTCGATATGGTCTACCGGCGCATGCGCGAAGTCGGTCTCGGTGAATTTTGCCTCGAACTGCATTCCAGCAAAGCCAGAAAGCTCGACGTCCTGGCGCAGTTACAGGCAGCCTGGACGGCACGGGGCTGCATCGATGCCGACGCTTGGCGCGTCGAAGCGCAGCGCCTGCAAGATCTGCGCGACCAGCTCAACGTCTATGTCGAGCGCCTGCATCTGCAACACCCGAACGGCATGACGATTTACCGGGCCATCGGGCGCGTCCTCCAGGGTGAGGGCGGCGAGGTGGACAGCAAGGTGCCGCTGCTGACCTTCTCGTGGCACAGCGCCGATGCGCACGATGCGGCCGCGATGAGCGCGATGCGCGAGCTCACTGACCGGCTGCAGGTCAATGCACAGGCAGTCGGCCAGACAGACCTCAGAAACGGCCCCCTGGCGGTGGTCGGACACGCCGACTGGTCACCAAGCTGGCAACAGGCCTTCATCGAGACAGTGCGCGATGTCCAACGTGCACTGCATGTTCTGCAGAACGCCACGGAGCACTTCTGTCATGTCAGCGAACTGCCGTGCACGCCACTTGACCGTCGTCGGCGTAGTGCCCTCGGCATCCTCGCAAGAATCCTGCCGCAGGCTGCAGGCCACGACTGGCGATTCGTCCTGCGTACCGACACTGCAAGCATTGTCGAACGTTTGCAGGCTGCTCGGGACTTGCTCGCCAGACACCGTGAAATCAGCGGCAAAATTTCGCCCCCCTGGCCGGAGGCCGTGGTCAGTGCCTGTTGGCGAGGACTGGCCTTGCTGCAGCAGCGCCGCGAGATCTTCACGCAGATTGGTGAGCCCTGGTCGACAGCGGTCGTCGAGGATCTACAGCAGGGCCTGCGACTCCTCACCGAGATTCGCCGTCTGAGCGGACAGTTGTCGGTCGTGTACAACCCGCAGGTCGAGCAGTTAAACGTGGCCCAACTCCAGCGTGACTGGGTAAAGGCCGAACAGGCCATGTGGCCGATGTCCTGGCTGGCCAAACGCCGGATTCACGCGACCCTGCAGACCGTCCTGGCCGATACCGGCGAGCCGGAGATTGCCGGCGACCTGTTGGCGCTCGCCAGGATCCGATCGCTGCGCGCGCAGGTACAGATGCTGGCGATCAGCGACGCGACCGACGGCGTCTGGGCCGGCCTCGGAACGCGGCCAGAATATGCCGAGTGCGCACTCGACTTCCAGCAAGTGCTGCGAGCCCTGCACATCGATCAGCCCTGCAGCAGGGCTGATCGCTTCCCAGCGATTGCCGACGGTCACTGTGGCAGCCGCCTGGCTCGGCAGTTGCAACAGCTCTACCGCTTTCAGGCACTCGATGCCGAGCTGCAGACGCTGGACTCTCTCGGTTCGCCCACCGAGCGCCTATGGGCAGGTTTTGGCACCCGTCCGGAACTCCTCACCGCAGCGCTCCACTTTCAGAGTGCGCTGCAGGCGATTCGTGAGTCCGGCAAACTCGTCGGCGAGCACGCCAGCGTGGCGCGTGGCCACTGCGGAACCACTTTGGCGGCAGACCATCGCTGGCTGGAGCAACGCGCCTGCGTCGAAGAACAGCTCGACCGCCACGAAGACCTTCGCGGAATCGGCGCCGACCTCTGGAATGGTTTGCAAACCCGTATCGAACAGCTCGACCAGGCGCTGAAGTTTCAGGTATCGGTCGCAGCGGCAATCGCCAAACTCACCGACTCACCCGACGAGGTCACCGCCGTCAAAGTGTCGCTGCAACGTCTCCTTGGCGACAACGGCGCATGTCTCGATCCCGCTGGCCCGGTCGCTGGCGCTGCCGACGCATACCTTGACGCCTGTGGTGCGCTGCCACCGGCGATCAGTCGTCTCTGTGCGACCGGTGGCTTTGCGGAGGGTGTCAGTGACGCATTCGCAGACATCCCGCTCGAACAACTTGATCAGCGCTGCACTGCGATTCTCCGATCGGCAAACCGACTGCATGCCTGGTGTGCCTGGCGCAATGTCGGTAAACAGGCGCAGGATCTCGGTCTGGCGCCGCTGGTCACGGCGATCGAGAAAGGAGAAATCGCACCGGGTACGCTGCGCCATGCTTTTGAGATCAACTACAGCCGCTGGTGGTTGAACGCCGTGGTTGATGAGGAACCGGTCATCCGCGGTTTCGTCGCCGCCGAACACGAGCAGCGCATCAACGATTTCCGTACGCTCGACGAGCGCTTTACCGAGCTCACGCGAGCACGCGTTCGCGCCGGGCTGTGCGCCGCATTGCCGACGCAGGACGGGGGAACCCGCAGCTCCGAATGGGGAATCCTGCGCCACGAGATCCACAAGAAGAAGCGGCATCTGCCGCTGCGCGAGCTGATCCGGCGCATCCCGACGGCGCTGACGCAACTGACGCCGTGCCTGCTGATGAGCCCGCTGTCGATTGCCCAGTACCTGACTACCGACGCCAGCACCTTTGATCTCGTGGTCTTCGACGAAGCCTCGCAGATCCCGGTCTGGGATGCCATCGGTGCGATCGCGCGTGGCCGCCAGGTGGTCATGGTCGGCGACCCCCGGCAGTTGCCGCCGACCAACTTCTTCGACCGCGCCGAATCGGAATTCGACGAAGAAGATGTCGAAGCCGACCTCGAAAGTATTCTCGATGAATGCATCGGTGCCAACCTGCCGACAATGAACCTGGCCTGGCATTACCGCAGCCGCCACGAGAGCCTGATCGCCTTCTCGAACCACCGCTACTACGGTGGCTCACTGGTCACCTTCCCTTCGCCGGTCACGACCGACCACGCGGTGAGTTTTCATCACGTCGATCAGGGTGTCTACGAGAAAGGCGGCGCGCGCATCAACAAGCCCGAAGCAAAAGCACTGGTTGCCGATCTGGTCGAACGTCTGCAGTCCCCCGGTTTCCGGGAATCACGGCTGACCATCGGGGTCGTTACTTTTAATGCGGAGCAACAGGCGTTGATCGAGGATCTGCTCGACGAAGAACGGCGCCGCGACCCGTCTATCGAACCTCACTTCGCCGACGCGGAACTGGAACCGGTCTTCGTCAAGAACCTCGAAAGCGTCCAGGGCGACGAACGCGACATCGTCTACTTCTCGATCACCTATGGCCCCGACCACACGGGCGTCGTGTCGATGAACTTCGGCCCGATGAACCGCACTGGCGGCGAGCGGCGGCTCAACGTTGCCATTACCCGCGCCCGTCATGAACTGAGAATCTTTTCGAGCCTCAGGGCCGAACAGATGAACCTTGCCCGCACGCAGGCCATCGGTGTTCGCGATCTCAAGCACTTTCTCGATTTCGCCGAACGCGGCGTGCCAGCGCTGGCCACCGCCACGACTGGCAGCCTTGGCAGTTTCGAAAGCCCGTTTGAGGAAGCCGTCGCCGCCGCGCTCACCCGCCAGGGTTGGGAATTGCACACCCAGGTCGGCGCCTCGGCCTTCCGCGTCGATCTGGCGGTTGTCCATCCCGATGCCCAGGGCGTCTACCTGAGCGGCATCGAATGCGACGGCGCCACCTATCACCGTGCAGCGACCGCGCGCGACCGCGACAAGCTGCGTGAACAGGTGTTGCGTGGCCTCGGATGGGAAATTCTGCGCGTCTGGTCGACCGACTGGTGGATCGATGCCGCCGGCACGCTCGAAAAAATAGACACCGACTTGCGCAGGCTACTTGCAAAGAGCCGCAGCCGACGCGCCACGAAGGCCGTAGCCACCAGCCCTGCTGCGTCGGCGGCCGTGGTTGGCGAAAACGCCGCTGCCGACGTGCGGCCGGAATCCGTAACCAACGATCAGAATCGTTGTTCCGCGGCATGA
- a CDS encoding thioredoxin family protein: MHHPLFPNGAAGAVAEFLVVCLCAEWCGVCREYRSVFQETAGQFPAASFHWLDIEVHADDLGNLEVENFPTLLIKRQEWVLFYASMPPSPGHLQRILRTFLLQSVEESRAYAYAREERRCWQDNEDLQRLDPDQLARICG; encoded by the coding sequence ATGCATCACCCATTATTCCCGAACGGCGCCGCAGGCGCCGTTGCGGAATTCCTGGTCGTTTGCCTGTGTGCCGAATGGTGCGGTGTTTGTCGGGAATATCGCAGCGTTTTCCAGGAAACTGCCGGGCAGTTTCCTGCGGCAAGTTTTCACTGGCTGGATATCGAGGTGCACGCAGATGACCTAGGTAACCTGGAGGTGGAAAACTTCCCGACACTGCTCATCAAGCGTCAGGAATGGGTCCTCTTCTACGCCAGCATGCCCCCTTCTCCTGGTCACCTGCAACGCATCCTGAGGACCTTCCTGCTACAAAGCGTAGAGGAGAGTCGAGCATACGCCTATGCCAGAGAGGAACGGCGCTGCTGGCAAGATAATGAGGACCTGCAGCGGCTTGACCCCGACCAGCTGGCGAGAATCTGCGGATAG